A genomic segment from Enoplosus armatus isolate fEnoArm2 chromosome 12, fEnoArm2.hap1, whole genome shotgun sequence encodes:
- the phf3 gene encoding PHD finger protein 3, which produces MDIVDTFNHLIPSDQLDESLIIGQNLECEAGNEFGTGLGLEDSLKNMLSDKDPMFGCASSQFNLLDNEDSTFQIAGSTGLDDGSASTGLSSELTVAKTTQVKRPVGRPKKRPRNLEHEQSSGPQPANKSTNSMAKGRQKSFLIEKGVKGAQLKKELTLGGRINVNDVDGGLWLKPSVVLRRLTVTIGGFKIELLPGPSYPHGETSQSACFEDGFAYSGDVGFAVLPDDAVSVQNPIPENVAEVDVKSSADDAALGLGPYVNPNDVQTSNGTIIGGACMRETKVDNQSVSGKEKPVTTGKDDIKQPQSNENNGTTVSNKTDGKEKQQIVAKTLIKSKQGQTSNKSKDLVSGKPNNMIKGHKVPQNMPSTIIQREDLHKVKSLKEKKDIAPLKRPAENTQSEHAIKMQKIQGTGDSKVKPKSPSTPSSVVKKIPSAGNRVDQQGPTKHTHPHNSSKVETAHPAQGRPGQSLKTPDEGGQEKPKLKKPEKILQRQKSKNARSISVEEPQLFIPDNAPVVKKEAAEELPANSETIWDGNNCCGLCKKHHNNMFMVGCGRCDDWFHGDCVGLDLTKVREMEEEDQMYVCLKCCEEESKKVEPEPPSAAKAEVPAKTEVQDHKLPPKPRPGPSQTLTSGGVRPVRKDPDRRQSTEVREAAHKTGVQLKQETKSKTPSSASKKPVSVEAIRRSVRDSLKEILIQRLKESDLNVSVERASEVAKKTERELFHLYKDTDNKYKNKYRSLMFNLKDTKNNVLFKRVLKGEISPGNLIRMSPEELASKELAAWRQRENRHTIEMIEKEQREVERRPITKITHKGEIEIESQEPVKAPEPAELEPPPKVTETSAEPPKTPEKKEASTKTEKDTTNEHKSHLFDLHCKICTGRMAPPVEEAPTKVVKVATTVVRRQSTKAEETKSTTTTTTTTTTTPAIDDDLHLTVLEESFRNAHSGYEGRSDHTSGRDEEAAFLSNLKSLWRGFIHMHSVAKFVTKAFPVSGILDNLTEDLPDSIQVGGRISPQTVWDYLEKIRATGTKEVCLIRFSPETEEDEISYTLLYAYFSSRRRFGVVSNNLKQVKDMYLIPLGATEKVPHQLVPFDGPGLENNRANLLLGLIIRQRPKRDFLPVDMNETARIIPEIQPITVSTKETRATEEDEKFFLSSLTTAHNKEKDKPLNTTEDVDEPITESFEEPSASEETNNQESQKPLRFLPGVLLGWGGELPPLPDAGGKPATTADETQKTQPAPKTEASTGNSKSPTAAAPRERFVIKKKEAKPVKAEPELSSLTDTSAANNSSGKDAAVVTHGASVSLKDKPPDVSTEVFLASLSTAPSGTETITMASANKGDGGLLSETEKGTSEGNSLSQLKSQAASAHTNSSKPPLSGILKKSSAYSSVNEDKTAVLQKDKASHPAPLSPKPVPVLSSTRNDPVTLFHQGYLQVSQAKNKPEEENQTTTPSFPSEKEDPAVSQAGATVAQTVYPPAVQGPQASELEHNSVMEPALPVFNSAAPIPSQQQPQVPVSYDYPTGPPPNTFSTQDQNHSSPWAQDSTSHASPGLQSQFAESSSEPSGQPPTLAKEYKRLEERYSDPWERPRNTEDRDRDHGRHSHHRDSHHGKKSRHHEREREKKHDRSSHDDKYRERSRHHGHSDDRYGEKRKERQHSDDYSSRHKDRHRHRRDSDYENGRRSSKES; this is translated from the exons ATGGATATTGTGGACACCTTTAACCATTTAATACCCAGTGACCAGTTGGACGAGTCCCTGATAATAGGTCAGAATTTGGAATGTGAAGCCGGTAATGAGTTTGGGACAGGACTCGGACTGGAAGATTCACTGAAGAACATGCTCAGTGACAAAGATCCCATGTTTGGGTGTGCAAGCTCTCAGTTCAATCTGCTGGACAATGAGGACTCCACTTTTCAGATTGCTGGCTCAACAG GTCTCGATGATGGTTCAGCATCCACAGGCCTCAGCAGTGAACTGACAGTTGCAAAGACCACACAAGTCAAGCGACCTGTTGGAAGGCCGAAGAAACGTCCACGTAATTTAGAACACG AACAAAGCAGCGGTCCACAACCTGCTAACAAATCCACCAACAGCATGGCCAAAGGACGACAGAAGTCCTTTCTTATTGAGAAAGGAGTTAAAGGTGCCCAACTGAAGAAAGAATTAACTCTGGGAGGGCGTATTAATGTTAATGATGTTGATGGTGGATTATGGCTGAAACCTTCGGTTGTATTGAGACGATTGACAGTCACAATTGGAGGATTCAAGATCGAGCTGCTTCCAGGACCCTCATACCCACATGGTGAAACGAGCCAGTCTGCTTGCTTTGAAGATGGTTTTGCGTACAGTGGGGATGTTGGGTTTGCTGTGTTGCCAGATGATGCTGTCAGCGTACAGAATCCCATACCTGAGAATGTGGCTGAGGTGGATGTAAAGAGCTCTGCTGATGATGCAGCCCTTGGGCTCGGCCCGTATGTTAATCCTAACGACGTGCAGACCTCCAATGGGACAATAATTGGGGGTGCCTGCATGCGAGAGACAAAGGTTGACAATCAGAGTGTTTCTGGAAAGGAAAAGCCAGTCACTACAGGAAAAGACGACATCAAACAGCCACAGAGCAATGAGAATAATGGAACTACTGTTAGTAATAAGACTGAtggtaaagaaaaacaacagattgtGGCCAAAACGCTGATCAAGTCTAAACAAGGACAGACGTCTAACAAGAGTAAGGACTTGGTTTCAGGTAAACCAAACAACATGATTAAGGGACATAAAGTACCCCAAAATATGCCATCCACAATCATCCAAAGAGAAGACCTGCACAAAGTGAAATCTCttaaggaaaagaaagacattgcACCTTTGAAAAGGCCCGCAGAAAACACCCAAAGTGAGCATGCTATTAAAATGCAGAAGATACAGGGTACAGGAGATAGCAAAGTCAAGCCAAAATCGCCAAGTACACCTAGCTCTGTAGTGAAGAAGATCCCATCAGCTGGCAACCGTGTTGACCAGCAGGGGCCAACTAAACATACTCATCCTCACAATAGCTCCAAAGTTGAGACAGCTCACCCGGCGCAAGGTCGTCCAGGCCAGTCTTTAAAAACGCCAGATGAAGGAGGGCAGGAAAAGCCCAAACTGAAAAAGCCGGAAAAGATCcttcaaagacagaaaagtaaaaatgcaaGAAGCATCTCTGTGGAGGAGCCGCAGCTGTTCATTCCAGACAACGCTCCTGTTGTGAAGAAGGAGGCTGCTGAGGAGCTACCTGCTAACAGCGAGACAATATGGGATGGAAACAACTGTTGTGGTCTGTGCAAAAAACACCACAATAACAT GTTCATGGTAGGCTGCGGTCGTTGTGACGACTGGTTCCATGGCGACTGCGTTGGTCTCGACCTGACAAAAGTGCgtgaaatggaggaggaggaccagaTGTACGTGTGCTTGAAGTGCTGTGAGGAGGAAAGCAAAAAAGTGGAGCCTGAGCCCCCGAGTGCAGCCAAAGCAGAAGTTCCAGCAAAGACTGAGGTACAGGATCATAAGCTGCCTCCCAAGCCCCGACCAGGACCCTCTCAGACACTCACATCAGGGGGCGTCAGACCAGTAAGAAAG GATCCTGACAGAAGGCAGTCCACAGAGGTCAGAGAAGCAGCTCATAAAACAG GCGTTCAGCTGAAGCAAGAGACAAAAAGTAAGACTCCATCTTCAGCTTCAAAGAAACCTGTGTCTGTGGAGGCAATCAGGCGAAGCGTGCGGGATTCTCTGAAAGAAATCCTTATACAGAG GTTGAAGGAGTCTGATTTGAACGTCTCAGTGGAGAGGGCCTCTGAAGTTGCcaagaagacggagagagagctTTTTCACTTGTATAAAGACACTGACAACAAATACAAGAACAAGTATAGAAGCTTAATGTTTAACCTCAAAGATACTAAAAATAAT GTTCTCTTTAAGAGGGTTCTCAAAGGGGAAATTTCTCCTGGTAACCTAATTCGAATGAGCCCTGAGGAACTGGCCTCGAAAGAATTGGCTGCTTGGCGACAAAGGGAGAACCGACAT ACTATCGAGATGATtgaaaaagagcaaagagaggtagagagacGGCCGATCACTAAGATCACACACAAAGGCGAAATTGAAATTGAGAGCCAAGAACCAGTGAAAGCACCTGAGCCTGCAGAG CTTGAGCCTCCTCCCAAAGTGACAGAAACCTCAGCAGAACCTCCTAAAACCCCTGAGAAGAAAGAAGCGAGTACCAAGACGGAGAAAGACACTACCAACGAACACAAGTCTCACTTGTTTGACCTACACTGCAAAATCTGCACAG GTCGTATGGCGCCCCCTGTGGAGGAGGCACCAACCAAAGTGGTCAAAGTTGCTACCACAGTGGTTAGGAGGCAGTCTACCAAAGCAGAAGAGACGaagagcacaacaacaacaacaacaacaacaacaacaacacctgcaATCGACGATGACCTGCACCTCACTGTTTTAGAGGAGAGCTTCCGAAACGCTCATTCGGGCTATGAAGGAAG GTCGGATCACACATCTGGCAGAGATGAAGAGGCTGCTTTCCTTTCCAACCTGAAGTCCCTCTGGCGAGGATTCATTCATATGCACTCTGTGGCAAAGTTTGTGACAAAAGCTTTCCCCGTCTCGGGCATTTTGGACAACTTGACTGAG gaCCTTCCAGACAGCATTCAAGTTGGCGGAAGGATAAGTCCACAGACAGTGTGGGACTATTTGGAGAAGATTCGGGCAACTGGAACAAAA gAGGTGTGCCTGATTCGCTTCTCCCCCgagacagaggaagatgagatCTCCTATACTCTTCTATATGCCTACTTCAGCAGTCGTAGGCGTTTTGGGGTGGTGTCCAATAACCTGAAACAAGTGAAGGACATGTATCTCATTCCTTTGGGTGCCACTGAAAAAGTTCCACATCAGCTTGTTCCCTTTGATGGACCAG gTTTAGAAAACAACCGTGCCAACCTTCTCCTTGGACTTATAATTCGCCAGAGACCGAAAAGGGATTTTCTTCCTGTGGACATGAACGAAACTGCGAGGATTATTCCTGAAATCCAGCCCATCACTGTTTCCACAAAAGAAACccgagcaacagaggaggatgagaaatttttcctttcttccttgaCTACTGCACATAATAAAGAGAAGGACAAACCACTTAACACTACTGAAGATGTTGATGAGCCAATTACAGAATCTTTTGAAGAACCATCAGCATCAGAGGAGACTAACAATCAGGAATCCCAGAAACCACTGCGCTTTCTTCCAGGTGTGTTATTGGGCTGGGGTGGGGAATTACCACCTCTGCCAGATGCTGGAGGtaaacctgcaacaacagcagatgAAACCCAGAAGACCCAACCAGCTCCAAAAACAGAGGCATCAACTGGAAACTCAAAAAGTCCAACAGCTGCTGCGCCGCGAGAGCGCTTTGTCATCAAGAAGAAAGAAGCTAAACCTGTTAAAGCTGAACCGGAGCTATCCAGCCTGACGGATACATCTGCTGCTAACAACTCATCAGGAAAGGATGCTGCAGTGGTGACCCATGGAGCATCCGTCTCTCTCAAAGATAAGCCTCCAGATGTATCGACTGAAGTGTTCCTGGCGAGCTTGTCAACAGCTCCGAGTGGGACTGAAACTATCACCATGGCCTCGGCAAACAAAGGCGACGGTGGCCTtctgtctgaaactgaaaaggGAACATCTGAAGGGAATTCTTTGTCGCAGTTGAAATCCCAGGCTGcttcagcacacacaaataGCTCAAAACCTCCTTTAAGTGGAATATTGAAAAAATCTTCGGCATATTCCAGTGTGAATGAAGATAAAACAGCGGTGCTACAAAAGGACAAAGCCAGCCACCCAGCTCCTTTGAGTCCTAAACCTGTTCCTGTGTTGAGCAGCACTAGAAATGATCCAGTTACACTATTTCACCAAGGGTATTTACAGGTTTCTCAGGCCAAGAACAAACCTGAGGAAGAAAACCAAACAACTACTCCATCATTCCCTAGTGAAAAGGAAGATCCTGCTGTGTCCCAGGCTGGTGCTACAGTAGCTCAGACAGTATATCCTCCTGCAGTCCAAGGACCACAAGCCTCTGAGCTCGAACACAACTCAGTAATGGAACCAGCTCTCCCAGTATTCAACAGTGCTGCACCTATCCCATCGCAGCAACAGCCTCAGGTACCTGTCAGCTACGACTACCCAACTGGCCCTCCTCCTAACACTTTCTCCACCCAGGATCAGAACCACAGTTCACCGTGGGCTCAGGACAGCACTTCACACGCTTCTCCTGGACTTCAGTCACAGTTCGCCGAGAGCTCCTCTGAACCATCTGGCCAACCACCGACGCTGGCCAAAGAGTACAAGCGTCTAGAGGAGCGCTACAGTGACCCGTGGGAGAGGCCGCgaaacacagaggacagagacagagaccacGGGAGGCACAGCCATCACAGGGACTCCCATCACGGGAAAAAGAGCAGACACCACGAGCGGGAGCGGGAGAAAAAGCACGATCGCAGCAGCCACGACGACAAGTACAGAGAGAGGAGTAGACACCACGGACACTCAGACGACCGCTATGgtgagaagaggaaagagaggcagCACAGTGATGACTACAGCAGCCGCCAtaaggacagacacagacacagacggGACTCTGATTATGAGAACGGACGGAGAAGTTCAAAGGAGAGTTAG